In Pseudomonas sp. MTM4, one genomic interval encodes:
- the aceK gene encoding bifunctional isocitrate dehydrogenase kinase/phosphatase, whose protein sequence is MVRTSPDAEIARQILLGFDDYREHFRLITTGARARFEQAQWQDAQRASAARIALYEQKVGETAKDLRSRFAEGVLLDVQRWPQVKSAYIELINPRFDDELSETWYNSIFCMLFSHDCISDNTMFIHSTRPTNRAQERMAQTRRYRPAGDLHGVLAQILNDFAFAVPYDDLDGDLRRLEAQLQESLPDWVCKDPDLAVEVFSSALYRNKGAYLVGRVFTRDEQWPLVIPLLHPEGAGIVADALITDEAEVSIIFSFTRSYFMVEVPIPAEFIGFLKRIMPGKHIAELYTSIGFYKHGKSEFYRALINHLAVTDDRFIMAPGVRGMVMSVFTLPGFNTVFKIIKDRFSHTKNVSRATVIEKYRLVKNVDRVGRMADTQEFADFRFPKSKFDPECLAELLEVAPSTVEVQGDTVLVRHCWTERRMTPLNIYVDSASEQQVQEALEDYGLAIKQLAAANIFPGDMLLKNFGVTRHGRVVFYDYDEICFLTEVNFRYIPEPRYPEDEMASEPWYSVGPNDVFPEEFPRFLFADIKQRRLFAKLHGELYDADYWKGLQCAISDGKVIDVFPYRRKERAVQ, encoded by the coding sequence ATGGTGCGAACATCGCCTGACGCCGAGATTGCTAGGCAGATTCTGCTGGGCTTCGATGATTACCGTGAGCACTTCCGATTGATCACGACCGGCGCTCGGGCTCGCTTCGAACAGGCCCAATGGCAGGACGCTCAGCGTGCCTCGGCGGCACGCATCGCTCTTTACGAGCAGAAGGTCGGCGAAACCGCGAAGGACTTACGGTCTAGGTTCGCCGAAGGCGTACTGCTTGATGTGCAGCGATGGCCCCAGGTCAAGAGCGCGTACATCGAATTGATTAACCCGCGCTTCGACGATGAGTTGTCCGAAACCTGGTACAACTCGATCTTCTGCATGCTGTTCAGCCACGATTGCATCAGCGACAACACCATGTTCATCCATTCGACCCGGCCGACAAATCGGGCCCAGGAGCGGATGGCCCAGACTCGTCGCTATCGCCCGGCCGGCGATCTACATGGAGTGTTGGCGCAGATCCTCAACGATTTTGCTTTCGCTGTGCCCTATGACGATCTCGATGGCGATCTGCGACGGCTCGAGGCACAACTGCAAGAGTCGTTGCCGGACTGGGTATGCAAGGATCCCGATCTTGCAGTTGAAGTCTTTTCCTCGGCGCTGTATCGCAACAAGGGTGCCTACTTGGTCGGACGGGTTTTCACGCGCGACGAGCAATGGCCGCTGGTCATCCCGCTGCTGCATCCCGAGGGGGCCGGCATAGTCGCAGATGCGCTGATCACCGACGAGGCGGAAGTCTCGATCATCTTTTCATTCACGCGCTCGTATTTCATGGTCGAGGTGCCGATTCCGGCGGAGTTCATCGGTTTTCTCAAACGCATCATGCCGGGCAAGCACATCGCGGAACTCTATACGTCGATCGGCTTTTACAAGCACGGGAAGTCGGAGTTCTATCGTGCGCTGATCAACCATCTGGCTGTTACGGACGACCGTTTCATCATGGCGCCTGGGGTGCGCGGCATGGTGATGAGCGTATTCACGCTGCCGGGTTTCAATACCGTATTCAAGATCATCAAGGATCGGTTTTCGCACACGAAGAATGTCAGCCGCGCCACGGTCATTGAAAAGTATCGGCTGGTGAAAAATGTCGACCGGGTAGGGCGTATGGCGGATACACAAGAGTTCGCCGACTTTCGTTTTCCAAAATCGAAATTCGACCCGGAATGCCTGGCAGAGCTACTGGAAGTCGCACCTTCCACGGTCGAGGTCCAAGGCGATACCGTGCTGGTGCGTCACTGCTGGACGGAGCGGCGAATGACGCCCCTGAACATATACGTCGACAGCGCCAGCGAGCAGCAGGTGCAGGAGGCGCTGGAAGACTACGGACTGGCCATCAAGCAACTCGCTGCAGCCAACATATTCCCAGGTGACATGTTGCTGAAGAACTTTGGCGTGACCCGTCATGGTCGGGTGGTGTTCTACGACTATGACGAGATCTGCTTTCTCACCGAGGTGAATTTTCGCTATATCCCCGAGCCCCGCTATCCAGAAGATGAAATGGCATCCGAGCCTTGGTATTCGGTGGGGCCGAACGATGTGTTTCCCGAGGAGTTTCCGCGTTTTCTCTTCGCTGATATTAAGCAGCGTCGATTGTTCGCCAAATTGCATGGCGAGCTGTATGACGCCGATTATTGGAAGGGTTTGCAGTGCGCGATAAGCGACGGCAAGGTTATTGATGTTTTTCCATACAGACGCAAGGAACGAGCTGTTCAGTAA
- a CDS encoding DMT family transporter, with amino-acid sequence MRPFDFLRLLSLAAIWGASFLFMRIIAPELGTFPTAFFRVLFACIGLLGILAMMRIRWDFRGKLKLCLVLGMINSGIPFAFYALAAQLLPTGYSAIFNATTPMMGVIIGALFFAEELTTTKVIGVLCGLSGVALLTRTGPVAFDANLLIGALACLGATACYGFGGFLTRRWINQHGGLNSELVAFGSQMGAALCLLPLFLISLLMAPPVSWGGGTVWLSLIGLGVVCTAFAYILYFRLLADIGPVRTLTVTFIIPPFGVLWGALLLNEPLSWAYLYGGALIAVALWLVLKQAPTTTVAAPETQRN; translated from the coding sequence ATGCGCCCCTTCGATTTTCTGCGTCTGCTCAGTCTCGCTGCAATCTGGGGTGCTAGCTTCCTGTTCATGCGCATCATCGCGCCGGAACTCGGAACCTTTCCCACCGCGTTTTTCCGCGTGCTGTTCGCCTGTATCGGCTTGCTGGGAATACTGGCGATGATGCGGATTCGCTGGGACTTTCGCGGCAAACTGAAACTGTGCCTAGTTCTGGGGATGATCAATTCGGGGATTCCTTTCGCATTCTATGCGCTGGCCGCGCAGCTTCTGCCGACTGGCTACTCAGCTATATTCAATGCCACCACACCGATGATGGGCGTGATCATCGGCGCCTTGTTTTTCGCCGAAGAGCTGACAACGACGAAGGTGATCGGCGTGCTCTGCGGTCTCAGCGGCGTAGCGCTATTGACGCGTACCGGCCCCGTGGCGTTCGACGCGAATCTGCTGATCGGCGCGCTTGCATGTCTGGGTGCAACCGCCTGCTACGGTTTCGGCGGTTTCCTGACACGCCGCTGGATCAATCAGCACGGCGGATTGAACAGCGAGCTGGTGGCCTTTGGTAGTCAGATGGGCGCGGCACTATGTCTTTTGCCGCTGTTCCTGATCTCGCTGCTGATGGCTCCGCCGGTATCCTGGGGCGGCGGCACGGTCTGGCTCAGCCTGATCGGGCTCGGCGTCGTCTGCACCGCCTTCGCCTATATTCTTTATTTCCGGCTGCTAGCTGACATTGGCCCGGTCCGCACGCTGACGGTGACCTTCATCATTCCGCCCTTTGGCGTACTCTGGGGTGCCCTACTGCTCAACGAACCGCTGTCCTGGGCTTACCTCTATGGTGGTGCGCTGATTGCGGTAGCGCTCTGGCTGGTGCTGAAACAGGCGCCAACCACAACCGTGGCGGCGCCAGAAACCCAGCGCAACTAA
- a CDS encoding DMT family transporter: MISLSPNNLVAYATTVIFVLLWSSGAIVSKWGLAYASPFAFLLVRFVIAFVALVVVMRLASLSLPESKRARWFALATGVVLLGSYQIFYLLALDLQVTPGVMATLLGVQPILTAVLLERKGLRPMRLLGLLFGLGGLVLVVYQSLGVGGLSWTGVACALLALLSITLGSMMQKRAYGDPLRAMPLQYFAGLLLCSLFVPFQPFEITPALGFWIPVLWMGLLISVAATLLLYRLIARGNLVNVTSLFYLVPAVTALMDYLVFDNVLPMLSLIGMLLIVLGLVMVFRRSSNQR, encoded by the coding sequence ATGATTTCGTTATCACCCAACAACCTGGTCGCGTATGCGACTACGGTAATTTTCGTGCTGCTCTGGAGCAGCGGTGCAATCGTTTCCAAATGGGGCTTGGCGTACGCATCGCCTTTTGCCTTTCTGCTGGTTCGTTTCGTGATCGCATTCGTTGCATTGGTGGTCGTGATGCGGCTGGCTTCGCTATCGTTGCCTGAGAGTAAAAGGGCGCGCTGGTTTGCGTTAGCGACTGGCGTAGTGCTGCTGGGCTCCTACCAGATCTTCTATTTGCTGGCGCTGGATCTGCAGGTGACGCCGGGTGTCATGGCGACACTGTTAGGTGTGCAGCCGATCCTCACGGCGGTGCTGCTGGAACGCAAGGGACTGCGGCCGATGCGACTGCTCGGTTTGTTGTTCGGGCTTGGCGGTCTTGTACTGGTGGTTTATCAGAGCCTCGGCGTAGGTGGGCTGTCTTGGACGGGCGTGGCTTGCGCTCTGCTGGCGCTGCTGAGCATCACGCTGGGCTCGATGATGCAAAAGCGCGCATACGGCGATCCGCTTCGCGCCATGCCCTTGCAATACTTCGCCGGGCTACTGCTCTGTTCGCTGTTCGTGCCTTTTCAGCCTTTCGAGATCACACCGGCGCTGGGTTTCTGGATACCGGTATTGTGGATGGGGCTGCTGATATCCGTGGCGGCGACTTTGCTGCTGTATCGATTGATCGCACGCGGGAACTTAGTCAACGTGACCAGCCTGTTCTATCTGGTGCCGGCCGTTACCGCGCTGATGGATTATCTGGTGTTCGATAACGTACTGCCGATGCTCAGCCTTATCGGCATGCTGTTGATCGTGCTCGGGCTCGTTATGGTGTTTCGGCGTTCGTCCAATCAGCGTTAG
- the cysK gene encoding cysteine synthase A, producing MSRIFADNAQTIGNTPLVMVNRLGPKGVTIMAKLEGRNPAHSVKCRIGAAMIWDAEKTGRLKSGMTIVEPTSGNTGIGLAFVAAARGYKLVLTMPASMSLERRKVLKALGAELVLTEPAKGMKGAIEKAMEIAASNPEQYFLPQQFENPSNPEIHEKTTGPEIWNDTEGNIDVLVSGVGTGGTITGVSRYIKNTKGKKILSVAVEPISSPVISQTLAGEEVKPSPHKIQGIGAGFVPKNLDLSVVDHVEQVGDDEAKAMALRLMREEGILCGISCGAAMAAAVRLAEKPEMQGKNIVVIMPDSGERYLSTMLFADIFGEQELQQ from the coding sequence ATGAGCCGCATCTTTGCTGACAACGCGCAGACTATCGGAAATACCCCATTGGTCATGGTCAACCGCCTGGGCCCCAAGGGCGTCACCATCATGGCCAAGCTCGAAGGCCGTAACCCCGCTCATTCGGTTAAATGCCGGATCGGCGCTGCCATGATCTGGGATGCCGAGAAAACGGGTCGCCTCAAATCAGGCATGACGATCGTCGAACCGACTTCCGGTAACACCGGCATTGGCCTGGCATTCGTCGCGGCGGCGCGTGGCTACAAGTTGGTTCTGACCATGCCGGCATCGATGAGCCTGGAGCGTCGCAAGGTACTGAAGGCGCTCGGTGCGGAGCTGGTGCTCACCGAACCGGCGAAGGGCATGAAGGGGGCCATCGAGAAGGCCATGGAGATCGCCGCATCGAATCCCGAGCAATACTTCCTGCCACAGCAATTCGAGAACCCATCGAATCCGGAAATCCATGAAAAGACCACTGGTCCGGAAATCTGGAATGACACCGAAGGCAACATCGACGTTCTGGTTTCCGGCGTCGGAACCGGCGGCACCATCACAGGGGTTTCGCGCTACATCAAGAACACCAAGGGCAAGAAGATCCTCAGCGTGGCGGTCGAGCCTATCAGCTCGCCGGTGATTAGCCAGACGCTCGCTGGCGAGGAAGTCAAACCCAGCCCGCACAAGATTCAAGGCATTGGTGCTGGCTTCGTGCCGAAAAATCTCGACCTATCGGTTGTCGATCATGTCGAGCAGGTCGGCGACGATGAGGCCAAGGCAATGGCGCTGCGTTTGATGCGTGAAGAGGGCATCCTTTGCGGCATATCCTGCGGCGCGGCGATGGCTGCGGCGGTGCGTCTGGCCGAGAAGCCGGAAATGCAAGGCAAGAATATCGTTGTCATCATGCCGGACTCCGGTGAGCGCTACCTGTCCACCATGTTGTTCGCCGATATATTCGGTGAGCAGGAACTGCAGCAGTGA
- a CDS encoding DUF748 domain-containing protein, giving the protein MKKSYRFSVWILLSLVLLLLVVHLALPHLVLNYLNGKLADLGEYQGHIEDVDLAWWRGAYRADGLFIEKKNEQVQAPLFTADSIDIGVSWRALWKDRALVGEVVLEQPQLNFVDGEATDDSQTGEGVDWRDQLEALMPFTLNELRVVDGQLSFRNFEVDPQVHVYASAINASLYNLTNTGDREQGRVATFEGTAKLFNQAPMEATAHFDPYTDFEDFDIDLRMTGLELTKLNDFSNAYGNFDFAAGTGDLVMEIEANDSQLDGYIKPLLHNVEVFDFEQDVENEDKGFFRGIWEAVVGGGEEVLQNQRKDQFATRVELSGSTKNTDVSPFQAFVAILRNAFVEAFSARFERSLSEEGE; this is encoded by the coding sequence ATGAAAAAAAGCTACCGCTTTTCTGTGTGGATACTCCTGTCGCTCGTTCTGCTATTGCTGGTCGTTCACCTCGCGTTGCCTCACCTAGTGCTCAATTATCTGAACGGCAAGCTGGCTGATTTGGGCGAGTACCAGGGGCATATAGAGGATGTCGATCTGGCCTGGTGGCGTGGCGCTTATCGTGCCGACGGGCTCTTCATCGAAAAGAAGAACGAGCAGGTTCAGGCGCCGCTGTTCACCGCAGACTCGATCGATATAGGGGTGAGCTGGCGTGCGCTCTGGAAAGACCGAGCCCTGGTCGGCGAGGTGGTGTTGGAGCAACCGCAACTGAACTTTGTCGACGGCGAAGCGACCGACGACTCGCAGACCGGTGAAGGCGTCGACTGGCGTGACCAGCTCGAAGCGCTGATGCCGTTCACACTGAACGAGCTACGCGTCGTGGACGGTCAGCTGTCGTTTCGGAATTTCGAGGTCGATCCGCAGGTGCATGTTTATGCCAGCGCGATCAATGCGAGCCTGTACAACCTGACCAATACGGGCGACCGCGAGCAAGGTCGAGTCGCCACGTTCGAAGGCACGGCCAAGCTGTTCAATCAGGCCCCGATGGAAGCTACCGCGCATTTCGATCCCTATACCGACTTCGAAGATTTCGACATCGACCTGCGAATGACTGGCCTGGAGTTAACCAAGCTGAATGATTTCAGCAACGCCTACGGAAATTTCGATTTCGCCGCCGGCACCGGGGATCTGGTCATGGAAATCGAGGCCAACGACAGTCAGCTGGACGGCTACATCAAGCCGCTGCTGCACAATGTTGAAGTCTTCGACTTCGAGCAGGACGTGGAGAATGAAGACAAGGGCTTCTTTCGCGGCATCTGGGAAGCCGTGGTCGGTGGCGGTGAGGAAGTGCTGCAGAACCAACGCAAGGACCAGTTCGCGACGCGAGTCGAGCTGTCCGGTAGCACCAAGAACACCGACGTAAGCCCGTTTCAGGCGTTTGTCGCGATCCTGCGCAACGCCTTTGTCGAAGCCTTCTCGGCTCGCTTCGAACGCTCACTCAGCGAAGAGGGAGAGTAA
- a CDS encoding MoxR family ATPase codes for MKFEGTQSYVATDDLKLAVNAAITLERPLLVKGEPGTGKTMLAEQLAESFGAKLITWHIKSTTKAHQGLYEYDAVSRLRDSQLDSDRVHDVRNYIKKGKLWEAFESDQRVILLIDEIDKADIEFPNDLLQELDKMEFYVYETNETIKAKQRPIIIITSNNEKELPDAFLRRCFFHYIAFPDRETLQKIVDVHYPNIKKDLVAEALDVFFDVRKVPGLKKKPSTSELVDWLKLLMADNIGEAVLRERDPTRAIPPLAGALVKNEQDVQLLERLAFMSRRASR; via the coding sequence ATGAAGTTTGAAGGCACCCAGTCCTACGTCGCCACCGACGACCTGAAACTTGCCGTCAATGCCGCTATCACGCTGGAGCGCCCTCTTCTGGTCAAGGGCGAGCCGGGCACCGGTAAAACCATGCTCGCAGAGCAATTGGCCGAATCCTTCGGCGCGAAACTGATCACCTGGCACATCAAGTCCACCACCAAGGCGCATCAGGGACTGTACGAATACGATGCGGTGAGCCGCCTGCGCGATTCGCAGCTGGACTCCGACCGGGTGCACGATGTGCGCAACTACATCAAGAAGGGCAAGTTGTGGGAAGCCTTCGAGTCCGACCAGCGCGTGATCCTGTTGATCGACGAGATCGACAAAGCCGATATCGAATTCCCCAACGACCTGCTGCAAGAACTCGACAAGATGGAGTTCTACGTCTACGAGACCAACGAAACCATCAAGGCCAAGCAGCGGCCGATCATCATCATCACCTCGAACAACGAGAAAGAACTGCCGGACGCCTTCCTGCGTCGCTGCTTCTTCCACTACATCGCATTCCCGGATCGGGAAACTCTGCAGAAGATCGTCGACGTGCACTACCCGAACATTAAGAAGGACTTGGTGGCCGAAGCCCTCGATGTGTTCTTCGATGTCCGCAAGGTGCCGGGCTTGAAGAAGAAGCCGTCCACCAGCGAACTGGTCGACTGGCTGAAGTTGCTGATGGCCGACAACATTGGCGAAGCCGTGCTGCGCGAACGCGATCCGACCCGCGCGATTCCGCCGCTGGCGGGCGCCCTGGTGAAAAACGAACAGGACGTGCAATTGCTTGAACGTCTGGCGTTCATGAGTCGTCGCGCCAGTCGCTGA
- a CDS encoding GFA family protein gives MQTHTGSCLCGVVRYRIDAPINELTHCHCKMCRKAHGAAFATYASVPLEAFHFMSGKDQLGVYHSSEHVTRTFCIRCGSNLQFVDNREHELGVAAGTLDSPLPVPPQEHIYVGSKADWYAIRDGLAEHDEER, from the coding sequence ATGCAAACGCATACCGGTAGTTGCCTCTGCGGCGTCGTGCGGTACCGCATCGACGCACCGATCAACGAGCTGACCCACTGCCACTGCAAGATGTGTCGCAAGGCACACGGCGCTGCATTCGCGACCTACGCGAGCGTACCGCTGGAAGCCTTTCACTTCATGTCCGGCAAGGACCAGTTGGGCGTTTACCACTCTTCCGAGCATGTGACGCGGACGTTCTGCATACGCTGCGGCTCCAACCTGCAATTCGTCGACAATCGCGAGCACGAGCTCGGCGTCGCGGCCGGCACGCTCGATTCACCGCTGCCGGTTCCGCCGCAGGAACATATCTATGTCGGCTCCAAGGCTGACTGGTACGCGATCCGTGACGGGCTCGCGGAACACGACGAAGAGCGCTGA
- a CDS encoding VWA domain-containing protein, translating to MLLGLFNEMRAAKVPVSVRELLDLINALKHNVIFADMDEFYYLSRAILVKDERHFDKFDRAFGTYFNGLESLDRHIEALIPEEWLRKEFERSLSDEERAKIESLGGLDKLIEEFKKRLEEQKEKHSGGNKWIGTGGTSPFGSGGYNPEGIRIGDAGKRQGKAVKVWDQREYKNLDDQVELGTRNIKVALRRLRKFARQGAQDELDLDGTIDHTARDGGLLNIQMRPERRNAVKLLILFDIGGSMDAHVKVCEELFSACKTEFKHLEYFYFHNFIYESVWKNNFRRTSERTSTLDLLHKYGADYKVVFVGDAAMAPYEVTQPGGSVEHWNEEAGYVWMQRFMEKYKKLIWINPYPKDTWGYTSSTGIIRDLVEDRMYPLTLSGLEEGMKFLSK from the coding sequence ATGCTGCTTGGCCTGTTCAATGAAATGCGTGCAGCAAAGGTGCCGGTATCGGTACGTGAGCTGCTCGATTTGATCAACGCGTTGAAACACAACGTGATTTTTGCCGACATGGACGAGTTCTACTATTTGTCGAGAGCCATCCTGGTCAAGGATGAACGCCACTTCGACAAGTTCGACCGTGCCTTCGGTACGTACTTCAATGGGCTGGAAAGTCTCGACCGGCACATTGAGGCACTGATTCCAGAAGAATGGCTGCGCAAGGAGTTCGAGCGCTCGTTGAGTGACGAGGAGCGCGCCAAGATCGAATCGCTCGGCGGGCTGGACAAGCTGATCGAGGAATTCAAGAAGCGCCTGGAGGAGCAGAAGGAAAAACACTCCGGCGGCAACAAGTGGATTGGCACCGGGGGCACCAGCCCCTTTGGTTCGGGTGGCTACAACCCCGAGGGCATTCGCATCGGTGATGCTGGCAAGCGCCAGGGCAAAGCGGTAAAAGTCTGGGACCAGCGCGAGTACAAGAACCTCGACGATCAGGTCGAGCTGGGTACACGCAACATCAAGGTCGCTCTACGCCGTCTGCGCAAGTTCGCCCGTCAGGGCGCGCAGGACGAGCTGGATCTGGACGGCACTATCGATCACACCGCCCGCGATGGCGGCTTGCTGAATATCCAGATGCGCCCTGAACGACGCAACGCGGTGAAACTGCTGATCCTGTTCGACATCGGCGGCTCGATGGATGCCCACGTGAAGGTCTGCGAAGAACTGTTCTCGGCCTGCAAAACCGAGTTCAAGCATCTTGAGTATTTCTATTTTCACAACTTCATCTACGAATCGGTCTGGAAGAACAACTTCCGCCGCACATCCGAGCGCACCTCGACCCTTGATCTGCTGCACAAATACGGTGCCGATTACAAAGTCGTGTTCGTCGGCGACGCCGCCATGGCTCCCTATGAAGTCACCCAGCCAGGCGGCAGCGTCGAGCATTGGAACGAGGAAGCCGGCTACGTCTGGATGCAGCGTTTCATGGAAAAGTACAAGAAGCTCATCTGGATCAACCCCTATCCAAAGGACACCTGGGGTTATACATCCTCCACCGGCATCATCCGAGACCTGGTCGAAGACCGGATGTATCCGCTGACGTTGAGCGGACTGGAAGAAGGGATGAAGTTTCTCTCTAAATAA
- a CDS encoding DUF2937 family protein, translating to MLRSYLRLTLFALGLLVGIQVPGFIQAYGNHVEARRLEAQQGLQGFKETAGRFFEGNLNALVEHYRASEDPVIQSDARSVATLVGRAQLLDREWRIMQGPWYARAWHVLIGADQDLRRQVWSSYRFQVLLAPEAIAWGICCALLLAWLAESVFVLLRRLLFPQRRSGTRRRASRSGRPGGTA from the coding sequence ATGCTGAGAAGTTATCTGCGGCTCACCCTGTTCGCCTTGGGCCTGCTTGTGGGCATTCAGGTGCCGGGTTTCATCCAGGCATACGGGAATCACGTCGAGGCTCGTCGACTAGAGGCCCAGCAGGGCCTGCAAGGTTTTAAGGAAACGGCGGGGCGCTTTTTCGAAGGCAACTTGAACGCGCTGGTCGAGCACTATCGCGCCAGCGAAGATCCGGTCATCCAGAGCGATGCACGCAGCGTCGCTACGTTGGTAGGGCGTGCTCAGTTACTCGATCGCGAGTGGCGAATCATGCAAGGACCCTGGTATGCACGGGCCTGGCACGTGTTGATAGGTGCTGATCAAGATCTGAGGCGCCAGGTCTGGAGCAGTTACCGCTTCCAGGTTTTGCTGGCGCCTGAGGCAATCGCGTGGGGCATTTGTTGTGCGTTGTTGCTGGCGTGGCTTGCCGAAAGCGTTTTTGTGTTGCTGCGCCGGCTGCTGTTTCCGCAGCGACGCTCAGGAACAAGGCGTCGCGCCTCCCGCTCGGGACGTCCAGGCGGTACTGCATAG
- a CDS encoding class II glutamine amidotransferase, with product MCELLGMSANVPTDIHFSFTGLMQRGGRTGPHKDGWGIAFYEGRGLRLFQDPVASCESEVAKMLQHYLIKSEVVIGHIRHANVGKVALVNTHPFVRELWGQHWCFAHNGQLADFNPERGFYQPVGDTDSEAAFCDLLNRIRADFSERVAAEDLLPRLLEACADYRAKGVFNCLLSNGEWLFSFCTTKLAQITRRAPFGPAQLKDADLTVDFTAETTPDDVVTVLATEPLTDNELWDVHQPGEWTLWRLGECVARGRVEPC from the coding sequence ATGTGTGAACTGCTCGGCATGAGCGCCAACGTACCGACCGACATCCATTTCAGCTTTACCGGGCTGATGCAGCGCGGCGGCCGAACCGGGCCGCATAAGGACGGTTGGGGCATCGCATTCTATGAAGGCCGCGGTTTGCGCCTGTTTCAGGACCCGGTGGCCAGCTGCGAGTCGGAAGTGGCGAAGATGCTTCAGCACTACCTGATCAAAAGCGAGGTAGTGATCGGCCATATCCGCCACGCCAATGTCGGCAAGGTGGCTCTGGTCAATACCCACCCCTTTGTCCGCGAACTCTGGGGGCAGCATTGGTGCTTCGCTCATAACGGCCAACTTGCCGATTTCAATCCGGAACGTGGTTTCTACCAGCCGGTCGGTGATACCGATAGCGAAGCGGCGTTCTGCGACCTGCTCAACCGAATACGCGCCGATTTTTCCGAGCGCGTCGCGGCTGAAGATTTGCTGCCTCGCCTGCTCGAAGCCTGCGCCGATTATCGTGCCAAGGGCGTATTCAATTGCCTGCTCAGCAACGGGGAATGGTTATTCAGCTTCTGTACGACCAAACTGGCGCAAATCACCCGTCGCGCGCCGTTCGGCCCGGCACAGTTGAAAGATGCTGACCTGACCGTGGATTTCACCGCCGAGACCACGCCAGACGACGTGGTCACTGTGCTGGCAACTGAGCCGCTGACCGATAACGAGCTATGGGATGTCCACCAGCCAGGGGAGTGGACGCTCTGGCGGCTGGGCGAATGCGTCGCGCGGGGACGGGTGGAGCCATGCTGA
- a CDS encoding MFS transporter — protein sequence MFLFANEYLLAWAAYGIAALGCLLVWFRITRSMWRWLREPLRLIVAVLLLTPTIVDPARELFAPAVAITAMDLLFKVGTNAWRAVADLALYGLIAFVLYAVFVAVRWPIERRLRLRRSESAAEEEDPRTLRERLEDDEDYRPANRYQSRTEPRL from the coding sequence ATGTTTCTATTCGCTAACGAATATTTGCTCGCCTGGGCAGCCTATGGGATTGCTGCGCTTGGATGCCTGCTGGTGTGGTTCCGTATCACGCGCTCCATGTGGCGCTGGCTGCGTGAGCCGCTGAGATTGATCGTCGCTGTGTTATTGCTGACACCGACCATCGTCGATCCCGCCAGAGAGCTGTTCGCACCGGCCGTCGCCATTACCGCTATGGATCTTTTATTCAAAGTGGGGACCAACGCCTGGCGTGCCGTCGCCGATCTGGCCCTCTACGGGCTGATTGCATTCGTGTTGTATGCGGTGTTCGTCGCCGTGCGCTGGCCGATCGAGCGTCGCTTGCGACTGCGCCGTTCCGAGTCGGCAGCCGAGGAGGAGGATCCTCGCACCCTGCGCGAGCGCCTCGAGGACGATGAGGATTACCGGCCCGCGAACCGTTACCAGTCACGGACCGAGCCCAGACTCTGA
- a CDS encoding universal stress protein, whose translation MTYQHILVATDLNEECHPVVARAQALATASGAKLALVHVIEPMAMAFGGDVPMDLSMLQQQQFDQARDRLTGFADRYPGLTAEQRHLAYGQPRQEIHRLAKEQGCDLVVVGSHGRHGLALLLGSTANDILHGAPCDVLAVRLKKTD comes from the coding sequence ATGACCTACCAGCATATTCTGGTCGCCACTGACTTGAACGAAGAATGCCATCCAGTCGTAGCGCGCGCTCAGGCGTTGGCGACAGCCAGCGGTGCGAAACTGGCGCTCGTCCATGTCATCGAACCCATGGCCATGGCGTTCGGCGGCGATGTTCCGATGGATCTGTCGATGCTCCAGCAACAGCAATTCGATCAAGCCCGGGACCGCTTGACCGGTTTCGCCGACCGGTATCCCGGCCTGACCGCAGAACAGCGTCACCTGGCCTATGGTCAGCCCCGCCAGGAAATTCACCGTCTGGCCAAAGAACAAGGCTGCGACCTGGTGGTGGTCGGTAGCCACGGTCGTCATGGTCTGGCGCTATTGCTCGGCTCAACCGCCAACGACATCCTTCATGGAGCACCTTGTGACGTGCTTGCGGTACGGTTGAAGAAGACTGACTAA